From Cricetulus griseus strain 17A/GY chromosome 1 unlocalized genomic scaffold, alternate assembly CriGri-PICRH-1.0 chr1_0, whole genome shotgun sequence, a single genomic window includes:
- the Ndufc1 gene encoding NADH dehydrogenase [ubiquinone] 1 subunit C1, mitochondrial gives MALPNALRSFSRLLAPARLPSCAPTRSKFYVREPPNAKPNWLEVGLTLGTTIFLWVYLIKQHDEDVLEYKRRNGLE, from the exons ATGGCGCTACCCAATGCTCTGCGCTCGTTTTCGCGGCTCTTGGCCCCCGCCCGGCTTCCGAGCTGCG CTCCAACACGGTCAAAGTTCTATGTCCGGGAGCCGCCCAATGCCAAACCTAACTGGCTGGAAGTTGGGCTGACCTTGGGCACTACAATTTTCCTGTGGGTTTAT CTCATCAAACAACATGATGAAGATGTTTTGGagtataaaagaagaaatggattGGAATAA
- the Mgarp gene encoding protein MGARP, whose protein sequence is MYLRRAVSKTLALPLRAPPCPTPLGKDASLRRVSSSKFPGTSGSNMIYYLVVGVTVSAGGYYTYKAVTSKQVRHTERVTDVREQTKPGLQPLAGEKENVAEAGKARSGVGEISEKEIELVYAEEVPELAAGPPEESPASGASLIPGEDALVETSILREEPELKITETCPWETTEGVPEPTTEVENSALESTAEVECAAPEPTEEVASAGPEPTTEVESTAPEATAEAESSAQDQADVSTEDTDGKQSCEESAELEESPPLGSEPSAQCDSQ, encoded by the exons ATGTATCTCCGCAGGGCTGTATCCAAGACTCTGGCGCTGCCCCTGAGGGCGCCCCCCTGCCCTACGCCACTGGGGAAGGACG CATCTCTTCGTCGAGTGTCATCCAGCAAATTCCCTGGAACATCTGGGTCCAATATGATTTATTACCTGGTTGTAGGTGTGACAGTCAGTGCTGGTGGATATTAT actTACAAGGCTGTCACATCAAAgcaagtcagacatacagaacgTGTCACAGATGTGAGAGAACAGACAAAACCAGGGTTACAGCCACTTGCAG GCGAAAAGGAGAATGTGGCAGAAGCTGGGAAAGCACGTTCAGGAGTTGGAGAAATTTCTGAAAAGGAAATTGAATTGGTATATGCTGAAGAAGTCCCAGAGTTGGCAGCTGGGCCTCCAGAAGAGTCTCCTGCCTCAGGGGCCTCCCTGATCCCTGGCGAGGATGCCCTAGTGGAGACGTCCATATTGAGGGAGGAGCCTGAGCTGAAGATCACCGAGACTTGCCCGTGGGAGACCACTGAGGGAGTCCCTGAACCCACTACAGAGGTGGAGAACTCGGCTCTTGAATCTACTGCAGAGGTGGAGTGCGCAGCTCCTGAACCCACTGAAGAGGTGGCCAGCGCAGGTCCTGAACCCACTACAGAGGTGGAGAGCACAGCTCCTGAAGccactgcagaggcagagagctCAGCTCAGGACCAGGCTGATGTCAGCACCGAGGATACCGATGGGAAGCAGAGCTGCGAAGAGAGTGCTGAACTAGAAGAAAGCCCTCCCTTGGGCTCAGAACCCTCTGCCCAGTGTGATTCACAGTAA